One Candidatus Binataceae bacterium DNA segment encodes these proteins:
- the ssb gene encoding single-stranded DNA-binding protein — protein sequence MSAIISKNCDITEWAAARGFSVATNDSFTDKNGQKQERVDCHQVVVYGRLALICKEYLAKGRHVYVEGRLCTREYEARDNNGKRYRTEIIAQGMQFLGARPEVTAGGDATIAGEDEATF from the coding sequence ATGTCGGCCATAATCTCGAAGAACTGCGATATTACCGAGTGGGCAGCCGCTCGCGGCTTCTCGGTCGCGACCAACGACAGCTTCACCGACAAGAACGGGCAGAAACAGGAGCGCGTGGACTGCCACCAGGTAGTCGTCTACGGGAGGCTGGCCTTGATTTGCAAGGAGTATTTGGCCAAAGGGCGCCACGTCTACGTCGAAGGACGTTTGTGCACCAGGGAATACGAAGCCAGAGACAACAACGGGAAACGTTATCGCACCGAGATTATCGCGCAGGGGATGCAGTTCCTTGGGGCGCGACCCGAAGTGACAGCTGGTGGTGATGCTACCATCGCCGGAGAAGACGAGGCTACCTTTTGA
- the mobF gene encoding MobF family relaxase, whose product MTIEQAGSYYRVHYSAAGYYAGTEQRIIGHAVGRGVQFLALSDLTAEQFEALRRGHDPTTQAELRIKATHGDTERANWDCTLSPPKSISIQALVCGDERLLQVDREAALYAIREVETCALARHHGGKEWAETGNVVAIMFEHYDSRESIHGEHGPMPQLHHHIFIANMTRLASYEWRSLDPQQIYKARRFIDAIYMAELAKRVQQLGYDIVRKVDGSFELAGFNRRQIEAFSERAMDIERTKQARGISNPSIARDIVLETRKPKRDCDPGGAEG is encoded by the coding sequence ATGACGATCGAACAGGCGGGCTCCTATTACCGCGTCCATTACAGCGCGGCGGGTTATTACGCCGGGACCGAGCAGCGCATCATCGGCCACGCGGTCGGCCGCGGGGTGCAATTTCTCGCACTCTCCGACCTTACCGCCGAGCAATTCGAGGCCCTCCGGCGCGGCCACGACCCAACTACCCAAGCTGAACTGCGGATCAAGGCGACGCACGGCGATACCGAGCGGGCGAACTGGGATTGCACCCTCTCGCCGCCGAAGTCGATCAGCATCCAGGCTCTCGTTTGCGGCGACGAACGGCTTCTGCAGGTCGACCGTGAAGCGGCATTATACGCGATCCGCGAAGTCGAGACATGCGCATTGGCGCGCCACCACGGCGGAAAAGAGTGGGCCGAGACGGGCAATGTCGTCGCGATCATGTTCGAGCATTACGACTCACGCGAGTCGATCCACGGCGAGCACGGGCCGATGCCTCAGCTGCATCACCACATCTTCATCGCGAACATGACGCGGCTCGCCAGTTACGAGTGGCGCAGCCTGGACCCGCAGCAGATCTATAAGGCGCGCCGCTTCATCGACGCGATCTACATGGCCGAACTTGCCAAACGGGTCCAGCAACTCGGCTACGACATCGTTCGAAAAGTTGATGGCTCGTTCGAACTGGCGGGCTTTAACCGTCGGCAAATCGAAGCCTTCTCGGAACGCGCCATGGATATCGAACGGACCAAGCAGGCGCGCGGCATCAGCAACCCGAGTATCGCGCGCGATATCGTACTGGAAACGCGCAAGCCCAAGCGTGACTGCGATCCGGGTGGCGCTGAAGGCTGA